The nucleotide window TGGCCCACCAGGACAAGCCGGCCGTCGACGCCGCGTACGCCCGCTGCCTGGAGACGCTGGTGCGCGGCGGCGGGTACCCGATGGCCGGGACGCACGACCCGGCGCTGATCGACCGGCTGCTGCAGCTGGTCGCCGAGACCGGGCGGGCCGCGGACTCCTACGAGTTCCAGCTGCTCTACGGGATCCGCCCCGAGGAGCAGGTCCGCCTCGCCCGCGCCGGGCACACCGTGCGCGCCTACGTGCCCTACGGCGCCGACTGGTACGGCTACTTCATGCGCCGGCTGGCCGAGCGCCCCGCCAACCTGCAGTTCTTCCTCCGCTCGCTGGCCACCAAGAACTGACCGAGGACCACCCCTCCCCCCACGACCCGCAGGCTCGCCGCGGGCCCCGGAGGGGCGGCCGACAACCGATTCGATCCGAGGAGCTGTTCCCCGTGGACGCCGTCACCCAGGTCCCGCCGCCGCGCAACGAGACCGTGAAGGACTACGCCCCCGGCTCGGCCGAGCGCGCCGAGCTGCAGCAGCGGCTCACCGAGCTGGCCGCCACCCCGCACGAGCTGACCGCCACCATCGGGGGCGCGCAGCGGATGCCGTCGGGGGAGTCCTTCGACGTCGTCGCCCCGCACCGGCACGCCCAGGTGCTCGGGACGTCGGCGCACTCCACCACCGCCGACGCGCAGGCCGCGGTGGCGGCGGCGAAGGCGGCCGCGCCGGGCTGGTCGGAGCTGTCCTTCGACGACCGGGCCGCCGTCTTCCTCAAGGCCGCGGACCTGCTTGCCGGGCCGTGGCGGCAGACGCTCAACGCCGCCACGATGCTGGGGCAGAGCAAGACCGCCTACCAGGCCGAGATCGACGCCGCCTGCGAGCTCATCGACTTCTGGCGCTGGAACGTGCACTTCGCCCGCGAGGTCATCGCCCAGCAGCCGGTCTCGGGCCCGGGCGTGTGGAACCGGGTCGACCACCGCCCGCTGGAGGGCTTCGTCTACGCGGTCACGCCGTTCAACTTCACCGCCATCGCCGGCAACCTGCCCACCGCGCCCGCGTTGATGGGCAACACCGTGGTCTGGAAGCCCTCGCCCACCCAGCAGCTGGGCGCGCACCTGACCATGCGGCTGCTCGAGGCCGCGGGGCTCCCGGTCGGCGTGATCAACATGCTGCCCGGCGACGGCATCCCGGTGTCCGACGTCGTGCTGGCCGACCGCGACCTGGCCGGCATCCACTTCACCGGCTCGACCGCGGTGTTCCAGCACCTGTGGCGCACGGTGGGGGAGAACATCGCCTCCTACCGCGGCTACCCGCGCGTGGTGGGCGAGACCGGCGGCAAGGACTTCATCGTCGCCCACCCCTCGGCCGACCCCGACGTGCTGCGCACCGCGATGATCCGTGGCTCCTTCGAGTACCAGGGCCAGAAGTGCTCGGCGGCCTCCCGCGCCTACGTGCCGCGCAGCCTGTGGGCGCGGATCAAGGACGACCTGGTCGGCACCGTCGAGGCCATCCCGATGGGCGACGTCACCGACTTCAGCAACTTCATGGGCGCGGTCATCGACCGGCGGTCGTTCACGAAGCTGTCGAAGGTGCTGGAGGCCGCGCACGCCGACGACGCGCTCACCGTGATCGCCGGCGGCACCGCCGACGACAGCGAGGGCTTCTTCGTCCGGCCCACCGTCATCGAGGGCACCGACCCCGGGCACGAGGTGTTCAGCACCGAGTACTTCGGCCCGGTGCTGGCCGTGCACGTCTACGAGGACGCCGACTACGACACCGTGCTCACGCAGATGGAGTCGGTGGCGCCCTACGCGCTCACCGGCTCGGTCATCGCCCAGGACCGCGTCGCCATCGCCCACGCGCAGCACTTCCTGCGGCACGCGGCCGGCAACTTCTACGTCAACGACAAGCCCACCGGCGCTGTCGTCGGCCAGCAGCCCTTCGGCGGCGGCCGCGCCTCGGGCACCAACGACAAGGCCGGTGCCGCGCAGAACCTGCTGCGCTGGACCAGTGCGCGGTCGATCAAGGAGACCTTCGTCCCCGCCACCGACCACCGCTACCCGCACATGGGGTGAGGTTGATGGAGTCCCAGCGCTGCGGAAACCGAGCGCTGGGACTCCATCAGGGCGTCAGCGGGCGGCGGGGCGCTCGCGACGCAGGTCGCCGAGCAGCTCGGCGACGGTCTGCTCCAGCGGGCCGTCGCCGTCGATCACGTCACCGGGCTCGTCCTCGCCCAGCCGCTCCAGCGTGGCCAGCTGGCTGTCCAGCAGGGACGGCGGCATGTAGTGGCCCTTGCGGTTGCGCAGCCGCTCGGCCAGCACCTCCCGGTCGACGTCCACGTGGGCGAACCAGACCGAGGGGTGGCCCTCGCGCAGCAGGTCGCGGTAGACGCGCTTGAGCGCGGAGCAGGTGAGCACGATCGACGTCCCGGCGGCCTCGTGCTCGCCGATCACCTCGGAGATGCGGCGCAGCCAGGGCCAGCGGTCCTCGTCGTCCAGCGGGTGGCCGGCGGCCATCTTCGCGACGTTGGCCTCGGGGTGCAGGTCGTCGCCCTCGATGTACTCCCAGCCCAGCTGCCGGGTGATCTCCCGGGCGGCGCTGGTCTTGCCGGAACCGGAGACCCCCATGACGACGATGGTGGTGGTCGCCGGGATGCTGTCGGGAGAGGTCATGGACAGACCGTAGGGAACGCCCCGGCGGCGCGACCAGCCGACCGGCCCGGACGGGGGAGGACGCGCGTGCCCAGGCCCTCGCTGTGGCGGCTGCCGGCGGTCCGGGCGGTGTTCGCCGTCACCCTGCTGGGCATCACCAGCTACGCGCTGCTGCTCTCGGCGCTGCCGGCGTACGCGGCCGGCACGGGGGCCGGTCTGGTCGCCGCCGGGTCGGCGACCACCGTCTTCCTGGTCGTCACCGTGCTCGCGCAGGGCACCGTGCCCGCGCTGGTGCGCCGCCTGGGCCTCGGGCCGGTGCTGAGCTCAGGACTGGTCGCCCTGGGCGCCCCGGCGCCGCTCTACCTCGTCGGGGACGACCTCGGCTGGCTGCTGGCGGTCTCCGCCGTCCGTGGAGTGGGGTTCGCGGTGCTGACCGTGCTGGGGTCGGCGATCGCCGCGCAGGCGGTGCCGCCGGAGCGGCGCGGTGAGTCCATCGGCATCTACGGCCTGGCCGCGGGGCTGCCCACGCTGCTCGCCGTGCCCGGTGGGGCGGCGCTGACGCTGGCCGGCCACTTCCCGCTGGTCGCGGTGCTCGCGGCCTCCGCCGTCCTGGCGCTGCCGTTCGTGCCCGGGCTGGTGCGGGCGCTCGGGCCCCCGGCCGAGGAGGTGGGCCCCGGCGGGTCCCGGGCCGCGGTGCGGGCCGCGGCCGCGCCGTCGCTGGTGCTGCTCACCGTCACCCTGGCCGGGGGCGGGCTGGTCACCTTCCTGCCGATCGAGCGGCCGGACGGCGTGCTGGCGACCGCTGCGCTGCTGCTGTTCGGCGTCAGCACCGCGGTCTGCCGCTGGCGGGTCGGCGTGCTGGTCGACCGGCTCGGCGCCCGCACG belongs to Modestobacter sp. L9-4 and includes:
- a CDS encoding gluconokinase; this translates as MTSPDSIPATTTIVVMGVSGSGKTSAAREITRQLGWEYIEGDDLHPEANVAKMAAGHPLDDEDRWPWLRRISEVIGEHEAAGTSIVLTCSALKRVYRDLLREGHPSVWFAHVDVDREVLAERLRNRKGHYMPPSLLDSQLATLERLGEDEPGDVIDGDGPLEQTVAELLGDLRRERPAAR
- the pruA gene encoding L-glutamate gamma-semialdehyde dehydrogenase; translated protein: MDAVTQVPPPRNETVKDYAPGSAERAELQQRLTELAATPHELTATIGGAQRMPSGESFDVVAPHRHAQVLGTSAHSTTADAQAAVAAAKAAAPGWSELSFDDRAAVFLKAADLLAGPWRQTLNAATMLGQSKTAYQAEIDAACELIDFWRWNVHFAREVIAQQPVSGPGVWNRVDHRPLEGFVYAVTPFNFTAIAGNLPTAPALMGNTVVWKPSPTQQLGAHLTMRLLEAAGLPVGVINMLPGDGIPVSDVVLADRDLAGIHFTGSTAVFQHLWRTVGENIASYRGYPRVVGETGGKDFIVAHPSADPDVLRTAMIRGSFEYQGQKCSAASRAYVPRSLWARIKDDLVGTVEAIPMGDVTDFSNFMGAVIDRRSFTKLSKVLEAAHADDALTVIAGGTADDSEGFFVRPTVIEGTDPGHEVFSTEYFGPVLAVHVYEDADYDTVLTQMESVAPYALTGSVIAQDRVAIAHAQHFLRHAAGNFYVNDKPTGAVVGQQPFGGGRASGTNDKAGAAQNLLRWTSARSIKETFVPATDHRYPHMG
- a CDS encoding MFS transporter, which encodes MPRPSLWRLPAVRAVFAVTLLGITSYALLLSALPAYAAGTGAGLVAAGSATTVFLVVTVLAQGTVPALVRRLGLGPVLSSGLVALGAPAPLYLVGDDLGWLLAVSAVRGVGFAVLTVLGSAIAAQAVPPERRGESIGIYGLAAGLPTLLAVPGGAALTLAGHFPLVAVLAASAVLALPFVPGLVRALGPPAEEVGPGGSRAAVRAAAAPSLVLLTVTLAGGGLVTFLPIERPDGVLATAALLLFGVSTAVCRWRVGVLVDRLGARTLLPAALVSGVAGLALVALGLSTGGPVGTGWLLLGSLGLGVAYGAVQNLTLVVSLARAGGHTATVSAVWNASFDTGTAIGALAVGAVAAGLGLPVTYLLVAVLLALVLPVAVAVARVPRLLS